In Micromonospora ferruginea, the sequence CGGTCCGGGTCCGCCGGGATGCCGGCGCGGGCGTGCAGCGCGACGTTGGCCAGGGCGAAGGGCAGCAGCAGCGTCCAGAGGGCGCGTTCGACGTCCCGCCGGGTCCGCGCGCCGGAGGTCAACTTCCCCCAGCTGTACGCCTCGACGCTGATCGGGTCGTCCCGCGCAGCGGTGGCCGAGCGGTAGAAACCGGTCACCTGCCCGCCGGCCACGAGGTCCGGTGGTGTGCCGCCGGCTCCCGCTCCGGGGTCGAGACCCAGCAGTTGATCCGGTGGGGTGTTCGAGACCCCGTGGACCCGTAGTTCCAGCACGCGCTCCATCGCGGCCTCCCCAGAGTGAGCATCTCACTACCCAGAGTGCACGCTGATTCCTGAATCCGCATCCCCCCGAAGGAGTTGTTTTCGCAGCTCAGGTGGTTATTCCAGGGATCTGACCGGGCGGGCGGGGCTACCCACCGCCACCACGTTGGCGGGCAGGTCGCGGGTCACCACCGCGCCGGCGCCGACCACCGTGTTGTCGCCGATGCTCACCCCGGCGAGGACGATCGCGCCGCCGCCGAGCCAGACGTTGTCGCCGATGGTGATCGGCTGGGCCGCCTCCCACTTGGCCCGCCGGGCCTCGGGCTCCACCGGGTGGGTGGCGGTGAGCAGTTGCACGTTCGGTCCGATCTGGACGTCCGCGCCGACGGTGATCCGGGCGACGTCGAGGAAGACCGCGTTGAAGTTGACGAAGCTGCGGGGCCCGATGTGGGTCTGGTAGCCGTAGTCGCAGTGGAAGGGCGGCCGGACCCAGGCGTCCTCGCCGAGCGTGCCGAGCAGTTCCCGCAGCGCGGCGACGCGCCCCTGCGGGTCGTCGGCGGAGCTGCGGTTGAAGCGTTCGGTGAGCCGGGCGGCGCGGTCCAGGTCGGCGGCGATCGCGGGGTCGTCGGCGAGGTACGGCTCGCCGGCCAGCATCCGGTCCTTCATGGAGGTCATCGGGGGATCATCCCGGGTTCGACCGGTGGGATGGAACCGATTGCGTCGGAATGGTGACTTCCCGTTGCATACCCGGTATGTAATTCTGATAACCCGCGTCGATGTGTCTCTCATCGATGATGACGCCGCACGGAGGAGAAAAGGTTGCCCCGGAACCGCAGAAAACTGGCCGCACTCGGCCTCACCCTGGGCCTGGCACTCGGCCTGCCGGTGCCCGCACACGCCGCCGCCCCGGCGGCCCCGACCGGCACGCCCGCCCGCACCGGGCCGGCCAGCCGTCCCACCACCGTCACCCTGATCACCGGCGACCAGGTCACCGTCGCCGACGGCAACCGCGCGGCGGTACGCCCCGGCGCCGGGCGCGCCGAACTCCAGTTCCTGGTCCGCCGCGAGAAGACCGGCCTGAGCGTGGTCCCCCAGGACGCGCTGCCACTGGTCCGCTCCGGCCGGCTCGACCCGCGCCTGTTCAACGTCACCGGGCTGATCGCGGCCGGCTACGACGACGCGCACCGCGACAGCACGCCGCTGCTGGTGTCGTACCGCCCGGGGGTGGCCCGGCGGGCGGCGGCCCCGCTCGCCGGCACCCGGGTGACCCGCGACCTGCCGGCGATCGGCGGCGCGGCGCTCACCGCGGCCAAGTCCGACGCGGGCGCGCTCTGGCGGGCCGTCGGCGCGGACCGCTCCGGAGCCCGGCTCGACGCGGCGGGGGGTGTCGACCGGATCTGGCTGGACGGCCGGCGGCAGCTCACACTGGACCACAGCGTGCCGCAGATCGGCGCGCCGGCCGCCTGGGCCGCCGGCTGGACCGGCAAGGGGGTGAAGGTCGCGGTGCTCGACACCGGCGTCGACCTCACCCACCCGGACCTGGCCGGCAAGGTCGCCGAGTCGCGCAACTTCAGCGAGGAGGCGAACCCGGACGACATCGTCGGGCACGGCACCCACGTCGCCTCCATCATCGCCGGCAGCGGCGCCGCCTCGGGCGGCAAGTACCGGGGTGTCGCCCCGGACGCCACGCTGCTGTCCGGGAAGGTCTGCGAGGAGTTCGGCTGCACCGACTCGGCGATCCTGGCCGGCATGCAGTGGGCCGCCGCCGAGCAGCACGCCACCGTGATCAACATGAGCCTGGGCGGATGGGACACCCCGGAGGTCGACCCGCTGGAGCAGGCGGTCGAGACGCTCACCGCGCAGACCGGAACGCTCTTCGTGATCTCCGCCGGCAACGACGGCGCAGACGGCTCGGTCGGCTCGCCGTCCACGGCCGACGCCGCGCTGTCGGTCGGCGCCGTCGACCGGAACGACGACCTGGCCGACTTCTCCAGCCGCGGGCCGCGCGTCGGCGACGGGGCCATCAAGCCGGACATCACCGCACCGGGCGTGGACATCGTGGCCGCCAGGGCCGCCCACGGCCAGATCGGCGACCCGGTGGGGGACAGGTACGTCGCCCTCTCCGGCACCTCGATGGCGGCCCCGCACGTGGCCGGCGCGGTGGCGTTGATCGCCCAGCAGCACCCCGGTTGGAACGCGGGCCGCTACAAGGCCACGCTGATGGCCTCGGCCCGGCCGCACCCCGACCAGACCGCGTTCCAGCAGGGCGCCGGCCGGGTCGACGTGGCTCACGCGATCACCGAGCAGGTGACCAGCGAACCGCCGTCGGTCTCCTTCGGCACCGCCCTCTGGCCGCACTCCGACGACAAGCCGATCAGCAAGACCGTCACCTACCGCAACAGCGGTGCCGCCGCGCTCACGCTCGACCTGGGCGCCGGGTTCACCGGCCCGGGCGGGCGGTCCGCGCCGGCCGGCATGATCACCCTCAGCGCGACCCGGCTCACCGTCCCGGCCGGCGGCACCGCCCAGGTGACCGTCGTGGTGGACACCCGGCTCGGCGTCGACGGCTACTGGACCGGCCGGCTGACCGCCCGGTCCGGCGACACCGTCGCGGTGACCCCGCTGGCGGTCAACCGCGAGGTGGAGAGCTACGACCTGACCATCACCCACCGCAACCGGTCCGGCGCGCTCACCGGTGACTTCTACACCACCCTGCTCGGGCTCGACGACGGCGCGACCCGAGACGTGATCGACGCCGACGGGACGGCCACCATCCGGGTGCCCAAGGGCCGGTACGGCGTGCAGAGCCTGCTCTTCGTGAGCGACGAGGAGCGCTGGACGGAGATCTCCGTGCTGACCCAGCCGGAGCTGGTGGTGAAGGGCCACCAGCGCCTCGACCTGGACGCCCGGCGGGCAAAGCCGGTCCGCAGCACCGTGCCGCAGCGCGGCGCGGCGCCGCTGCTGATCGACTTCGGGGCCACCTGGTTCAGCGACGAGTTCCAGGCCGGCTTCGGGCTCTGGACGGACAGCTTCGACGGCCTCTACTCGGCCCAGCTCGGACGCACCGTGTCCGACAAGCTCTTCGTCGGATCGCTGGCCAGCCAGTGGGCCGACGTGAAGGCGCCGGAACGCAGCCCCTACTTCTACGCGCTGAGCGAGGTGTTCCCCGGCCGGTTCCCGACCGGTTTCGTCCGGCACTACCAGCCGGCCGACCTGGCCCACGTGACGAGCCGGTTCGCCAACGGCTACCCGGGCCTGGAGAACGAGCGGATCGTCTACCCGGAACCCGACTACAACCTGGGCGCCTCGGCGATCATCCTGCCGGTCCAGGTGCCGGGGAAGCGCATCGAGCACGTCAGCACCGCCCGCACCCGCTGGAACGCCGAGCTGGACTTCGGCACGCGGGCGCCCGAGGGCTGGCTCGACTACCAGGCCATCCTGGAGGACGGGCCGATCCGCTACCGGGCCGGCCACCACTACACCGAGAACTGGAACAACGCGCCGTACGGCCCGTCGTTCCCGCAGCCACGCTGGCCGGAGCAGGGCATCACCCGCGCCGGGAACCGGGTGGTGGTCGCGCTGCCGGTCTTCAGCGACGCGGCCGGGCATTCGGGCGGTTCGCTCACCGACACCGCACGCACCGCGCTCTACCGCAACGGCAAGCTGGTCGCCGAGGTCGACGCACCGGGGTACGGCGAGTTCGAGGCGCCGCCGGGTGTCGCGAACTACCGGGTCGACACGCTGGCGACGCGCAGCTTCACCGACCTGAGCACCGAGGTCTCGGCGAGCTGGACGTTCCGCTCGAAGCGGGTGCCGGGTGACACGCCCGCCCGGCTGCCCGCGATGGCGGTCCGGTTCGCCCCGTCGCTCTCGGTGGACGGCACCGCGCCGGCCGGCCGGACGTTCACCGTCCCGGTGACGGTGCAACGCCAGCCCGGCGCGCCGTCCGGCACGGTCGCGGCGCTCACCGTCGACGTCTCCTACGACGGCGGGAAGACCTGGCGGAAGGCGACGCTGAAGAAGCAGGGCGCCGGCTGGACCGCCACCGTCCGGCACCCGGCCGGGCCCGGCTACGTGTCGCTGCGGGCCGCCGCCCGTGACGACGCCGGCAACACGGTGACCCAGCGGATCATCCAGGCGTACCGCCTGCGGTGAGTCCGACCGTCCGGGTCCGCGGCGATGTCAGGCCGCGGACCCGGACGGGTCGTCAGTGCCGTTCATGTTCGCGACTGCGCGGCTCGCAAGCCCGGCTCACTCCCCGCGGCGAACGTCAGTCGTTGGCGTGCAGGGCGGCGTTCAGCTCGATGCCCCGGCCGGTGCGGGGTCGGGCCTCCAGCGCGCCGGTCACCGAGTTGCGCCAGAACAGCAGCCCGTCCACGCCGGACAGCTCGCGGGCCTTGACCACCCGCCCGTCCGGCAGGGTGACCTTGGAACCGGCGGTGACGTAGCAGCCCGCCTCCACCACGCAGTCGTCACCGAGCGAGATGCCGATGCCGGCGTTCGCGCCGACCAGGCTGCGCTCGCCGATGCGCACCTTGTCGGTGCCACCGCCGGAGAGCGTGCCCATGATCGAGGCGCCCGCGCCGACGTCGGAGCCGTCGCCGACCACCACGCCCTGCACGATCCGCCCCTCGACCATCGAGGTGCCCAGCGTGCCGGCGTTGAAGTTGCAGAAGCCCTCGTGCATCACGGTGGTGCCGGCGGCCAGGTGCGCGCCGAGCCGGACCCGGTCCGCGTCGGCGATGCGCACCCCGGAGGGCACCGCGTAGTCGGTCATCCGGGGGAACTTGTCCACCCCGTAGACGGCCAGGTGGCGGCCGGCGGCCCGCTCGATGACGCGCAGCTCGTCCACCCGCTCCGGCGGGCACGGCCCGGCCGAGGTCCAGGCCACGTTGGCCAGCTTGCCGAAGACGCCGTCGAGGTTCAGCTCGTTGGGCCGCACCAGGCGGTGGGAGAGCAGGTGCAACCGCAGGTACGCGTCGGCGGCGTCCTTGATCGGGTCGTCCAGCGAGCCGATCACCGTGGTCACCTCGACGGTGCGCAGGCCGGGCAGCGCCCGCTCGCCGATCGCGCCCGGCGGCAGGTCCAGCACGTCGGCCTGGTCCTCCCCGGGCACCAGGGGCAACTCGCCGAGACCCAGCTTGCCGGTCGGGTACCAGGTGTCGAGCACCTGGTCGTCGGCGGTGACGGTGGCCAGCCCGATGCCCCAGGCGGATGGTGCGGACGTCACGGTGACACCTCTCTGCTCCGGCGGCGGCGTCCGCCGCTGCTCGCGGCCGCGGGCGCGCAACGTGTGCCTCGCACCCACCGAGGATGACGGTACCGTGCGAGACATGCAGAACCCGTTGACCCCCGAGGTCCTGGCCGATCCGGTGGCGCTGACCCGTGCCCTGGTCGACATCGAGTCGGTGTCCCTCAACGAGAAGGCGATCACCGACTGCGTCGAGGAGGTGTTGCGCGGCGTACCGCACCTGCGCACCTATCGGCACTCGAACACCGTGATGGCCCGCACCGAGCTGGGCCGGGCGCAGCGGGTGGTGCTCGCCGGCCACCTGGACACCGTCCCGCTCAACGGCAACTTCCCGTCCACCATGCGCGGCGACCTGATGTACGGCTGCGGCACCTCGGACATGAAGTCCGGCGTGGCGTTCGCCCTGCACCTGGCCGTGTCGCTGCCCGACCCGCGCTACGACGTCACCTACCTCTTCTACGAGGCCGAGGAGATCGAGTCGCGCTTCAACGGCCTCACCCTGGTGGGGGAGAGCCACCCGGAGTGGCTGGAGGCCGACTTCGCGGTGCTGCTGGAGCCCACCTACGGGATCGTCGAGGCGGGCTGCCAGGGCACCATGCGGGCGATCGTCAGCACGCACGGCGAGCGGGCCCACGCGGCCCGGTCCTGGCACGGGGTGAACGCCATCCACGGCGCCGGGGAGGTGCTGCGCCGCCTCGGCGCGTACGAGGCCCGTCGGGTGACCATCGAGGGCTGCGACTACCGCGAGGGCCTCAACGCGACGGGGATCCACGGCGGGGTGGCCGGCAACGTGATCCCCGACCTCTGCGAGATCGAGATCAACTACCGGTACGCCCCGGACCGTGACCCGGCCGGCGCGGAGGCCCACCTGCGTGAGGTGTTCGCCGGCTTCGACTTCCGGGTCACCGACGCGGCGGCCGGCGCGGCCCCGGGGCTGGACAACCCGGCCGCGCAGGAGTTCCTGGCCGCGGTGGGGGCGGCGCCGATCGGCAAGCTCGGCTGGACGGACGTGGCCCGGTTCGCGGCCATGGGGATCCCGGCGCTCAACTTCGGACCCGGTGACCCGAACCTGGCCCACCACAAGGACGAGCACGTCGAGCTGACCAAGATCCGGGACGGCGCGGCCACCCTGCACCGCTGGCTCGCCTCGGCCTGACGTACCGATGATCCGGGGCCCGCGCCGGCCCCGCGGGCCCCGGATCGCTCAGACGCTCGTGGTCAGCGGCGTGTCCGCCTCGTCGGTCCCGCCGGTCGGCTCGGCGCGGTGCGCCTCCGCCATCCGGGCACGGCGGCGCTCGGCCACCACATCGTGGATCCGCCGCTGCATCTGCCGGCGGATCCGGATCATCTCGCTGTTGCTGATCAAACGCTGGCTCCTCCCCCGAAGGCGCGTCCCCCGGGCATACCGGGTATGTGAATAGTAAGACGTACCAGCGAGCGAATTAGTTGCCTTGATCGCAAAGATTTTCTCCGGCTCGCCGGCCCGCGCGCCGTGTCGCTGCCGCTCCACTACGGTGGCCCCATGAGTGAGAGCAGCGGCAGGCCGGCTGACCAGGGGCCGCGGATGGAGCGGCACCGGGGAGCGGTCACGCTGCGCAACCGGGCGATCCCGACCAGCACCGCGGACCAGCGGCTGCTCGACTCCCGAGGACGCAGCGACTGGAAGACCAAGGACGCCTGGCGGGCCCTGCGGATCCTGTCCGAGTTCGTCGAGGGGTTCGACACGCTCGCCGACCTGCCGCCCGC encodes:
- a CDS encoding sugar O-acetyltransferase, which codes for MTSMKDRMLAGEPYLADDPAIAADLDRAARLTERFNRSSADDPQGRVAALRELLGTLGEDAWVRPPFHCDYGYQTHIGPRSFVNFNAVFLDVARITVGADVQIGPNVQLLTATHPVEPEARRAKWEAAQPITIGDNVWLGGGAIVLAGVSIGDNTVVGAGAVVTRDLPANVVAVGSPARPVRSLE
- a CDS encoding S8 family serine peptidase; amino-acid sequence: MPRNRRKLAALGLTLGLALGLPVPAHAAAPAAPTGTPARTGPASRPTTVTLITGDQVTVADGNRAAVRPGAGRAELQFLVRREKTGLSVVPQDALPLVRSGRLDPRLFNVTGLIAAGYDDAHRDSTPLLVSYRPGVARRAAAPLAGTRVTRDLPAIGGAALTAAKSDAGALWRAVGADRSGARLDAAGGVDRIWLDGRRQLTLDHSVPQIGAPAAWAAGWTGKGVKVAVLDTGVDLTHPDLAGKVAESRNFSEEANPDDIVGHGTHVASIIAGSGAASGGKYRGVAPDATLLSGKVCEEFGCTDSAILAGMQWAAAEQHATVINMSLGGWDTPEVDPLEQAVETLTAQTGTLFVISAGNDGADGSVGSPSTADAALSVGAVDRNDDLADFSSRGPRVGDGAIKPDITAPGVDIVAARAAHGQIGDPVGDRYVALSGTSMAAPHVAGAVALIAQQHPGWNAGRYKATLMASARPHPDQTAFQQGAGRVDVAHAITEQVTSEPPSVSFGTALWPHSDDKPISKTVTYRNSGAAALTLDLGAGFTGPGGRSAPAGMITLSATRLTVPAGGTAQVTVVVDTRLGVDGYWTGRLTARSGDTVAVTPLAVNREVESYDLTITHRNRSGALTGDFYTTLLGLDDGATRDVIDADGTATIRVPKGRYGVQSLLFVSDEERWTEISVLTQPELVVKGHQRLDLDARRAKPVRSTVPQRGAAPLLIDFGATWFSDEFQAGFGLWTDSFDGLYSAQLGRTVSDKLFVGSLASQWADVKAPERSPYFYALSEVFPGRFPTGFVRHYQPADLAHVTSRFANGYPGLENERIVYPEPDYNLGASAIILPVQVPGKRIEHVSTARTRWNAELDFGTRAPEGWLDYQAILEDGPIRYRAGHHYTENWNNAPYGPSFPQPRWPEQGITRAGNRVVVALPVFSDAAGHSGGSLTDTARTALYRNGKLVAEVDAPGYGEFEAPPGVANYRVDTLATRSFTDLSTEVSASWTFRSKRVPGDTPARLPAMAVRFAPSLSVDGTAPAGRTFTVPVTVQRQPGAPSGTVAALTVDVSYDGGKTWRKATLKKQGAGWTATVRHPAGPGYVSLRAAARDDAGNTVTQRIIQAYRLR
- the dapD gene encoding 2,3,4,5-tetrahydropyridine-2,6-dicarboxylate N-succinyltransferase, encoding MTSAPSAWGIGLATVTADDQVLDTWYPTGKLGLGELPLVPGEDQADVLDLPPGAIGERALPGLRTVEVTTVIGSLDDPIKDAADAYLRLHLLSHRLVRPNELNLDGVFGKLANVAWTSAGPCPPERVDELRVIERAAGRHLAVYGVDKFPRMTDYAVPSGVRIADADRVRLGAHLAAGTTVMHEGFCNFNAGTLGTSMVEGRIVQGVVVGDGSDVGAGASIMGTLSGGGTDKVRIGERSLVGANAGIGISLGDDCVVEAGCYVTAGSKVTLPDGRVVKARELSGVDGLLFWRNSVTGALEARPRTGRGIELNAALHAND
- the dapE gene encoding succinyl-diaminopimelate desuccinylase; translated protein: MQNPLTPEVLADPVALTRALVDIESVSLNEKAITDCVEEVLRGVPHLRTYRHSNTVMARTELGRAQRVVLAGHLDTVPLNGNFPSTMRGDLMYGCGTSDMKSGVAFALHLAVSLPDPRYDVTYLFYEAEEIESRFNGLTLVGESHPEWLEADFAVLLEPTYGIVEAGCQGTMRAIVSTHGERAHAARSWHGVNAIHGAGEVLRRLGAYEARRVTIEGCDYREGLNATGIHGGVAGNVIPDLCEIEINYRYAPDRDPAGAEAHLREVFAGFDFRVTDAAAGAAPGLDNPAAQEFLAAVGAAPIGKLGWTDVARFAAMGIPALNFGPGDPNLAHHKDEHVELTKIRDGAATLHRWLASA